CTCGGGCCATGCCAGCCACCAGATCGGGCTCGACGCCGACATCTGGCTGACGCCGATGCCGGACCGCAAATTGTCGCGCGAGGATCGCGAGGAGATGTCCGCAGTGATGATGGTGCGCGACGACCGGCTCGATATCGATCCGCGCGTGTTCACGCCGGCTCATGTGCTGGTCATCCGCGATGCCGCGCGCGAGCCCGCCGTGCAGCGCATCTTCGTCAATCCCGCGATCAAGAAGGCGCTGTGCCGCGAGGCCAAGGGCGACCGCCGCTGGCTGTCAAAGATCCGGCCGTGGTGGGGCCACGACTACCACTTCCATATCCGCATGCGCTGTCCGCCAGGCAGCCCTGCGTGCGAGGCGCAGAAACCGCAGACGGAAGGCGAAGGCTGCAAGCCTTCCGATCTCGCCTTCTGGTTCAAGGACTCGGTGCTGCATCCGAAGCCTCCGCCGAAGCCGCCGAAACCGCGCCCGCCGATGACGCTGGCGCAGATGCCGGCGGCCTGCAAGACGGTGCTGGACGCAGCCGACGCCAAACAGCAGCTGCCAGGGCAATAACATCTTCGTCAGGCGGCTATGCCGGCCGGCTTGAACTGCGTTATGATCCCGCGTCGTCGCGCCGTAAGCGCGATCGAGCGATGGATCGGGGCCGCTGATCTATTTTCATCCGTCACAATTGCATTGGATCAGACATGCGCACATCGCTCCTCGCCGCATCGCTGCTGCTTGCCTCAGTTCCCGCCTTCGCGGCGGAGGAGCCGAGCGGCTGCGACAAGTTCAAATGGTCGATCGACCGCGCGCGCGCCGCGCTCACCGCGCCCGATCGCGCCAAGCTCGCCTCGGGCAGCGAACAGGCCGCTCTGCCGCCAACCGCCATCACGCTGGCGCTGGTCGCCCCCGCCGATGCCAAATTGCCGACCCCGCCGGAGCGCGCGCCGAAGGACGGCACCTTCGCCGGCTTCACCAGCTTCAAGGCCGCGCCGAAGGCCGGGCTCTATACCGTCAGCCTGTCGGCCGGCGCCTGGGTCGA
This Bradyrhizobium sp. CCBAU 53421 DNA region includes the following protein-coding sequences:
- the mepA gene encoding penicillin-insensitive murein endopeptidase, coding for MTPRLRLIPLLILSLLAGSISARAQDKGSLNPQPLPPLANPSDPTIGAKQLFARKVLPAAMPTQSIGGYTKGCLAGAAQMPLNGDTWQVMRLSRNRYWGHPAMVALLKRLAANAHRDAGWPGILVGDIGQPRGGPALSGHASHQIGLDADIWLTPMPDRKLSREDREEMSAVMMVRDDRLDIDPRVFTPAHVLVIRDAAREPAVQRIFVNPAIKKALCREAKGDRRWLSKIRPWWGHDYHFHIRMRCPPGSPACEAQKPQTEGEGCKPSDLAFWFKDSVLHPKPPPKPPKPRPPMTLAQMPAACKTVLDAADAKQQLPGQ